Proteins encoded in a region of the Populus alba chromosome 13, ASM523922v2, whole genome shotgun sequence genome:
- the LOC118035539 gene encoding uncharacterized protein, giving the protein MGSSAALSDRAQNVPKECDTSFPATKTASSRRTASFSSSSSLSSCSSLRFLDDSPLSPATPLQFSGVPFSWEHLPGIPKKQSHKKKDSTLKVLPLPPPAAPASISRRINSEEIGIRKKHNNESFRRDPFFAALVRCSKDDDDDYQGSDFWGGAKVSRSISDRFGLVSLYTSCKKTSDVSDSIVYLPRSSRTSFDLISRRSR; this is encoded by the coding sequence ATGGGTTCCTCAGCAGCTCTTAGTGACCGTGCCCAAAATGTCCCAAAAGAATGCGACACCTCATTTCCGGCCACCAAAACTGCTTCTTCTCGCCGAACCGCTTCCTTTTCCTCCTCCTCATCACTCTCATCATGCTCATCTTTGCGTTTTCTTGATGATTCTCCCCTTAGTCCGGCCACCCCGCTTCAATTTTCCGGTGTTCCATTTTCTTGGGAACATTTGCCTGGGATTCCTAAGAAGCAAAGTCACAAGAAAAAGGACTCTACATTAAAGGTCCTCCCATTGCCGCCTCCTGCCGCCCCTGCATCAATCTCCAGAAGAATCAATTCCGAGGAAATTGGAATCCGAAAGAAACACAATAATGAAAGTTTTCGAAGGGATCCCTTTTTTGCTGCATTAGTTCGATGTTcaaaggatgatgatgatgattatcaAGGCAGTGACTTCTGGGGCGGTGCTAAGGTTTCAAGGAGCATTAGTGACAGGTTCGGTCTTGTAAGCCTCTACACTTCCTGTAAAAAAACTAGTGATGTTTCTGATTCAATAGTATATCTTCCAAGATCAAGCAGGACATCATTTGATCTAATTAGTCGCCGTTCTCGCTGA